A stretch of the Erpetoichthys calabaricus chromosome 3, fErpCal1.3, whole genome shotgun sequence genome encodes the following:
- the b4galnt1b gene encoding beta-1,4 N-acetylgalactosaminyltransferase 1 isoform X1, which translates to MSEMRASRRHLCVVLMAAVPLACFFLFTWSMKPYSVVNIHYRTRGNPEPGVHISSQKYAHIPIQPKSDVMRLLSHNSCQCVREENVLNLPFSAKLFSQVNVATFQNAYNASELEEVKRRRAQEYHSFLQRHQSAADQLLIAKANSPLEYPTQGVEVRPLKTILIPGLSLQAPPKEIYWVNLTATLGTFSVAAEVEEVKVAGDRQMHLTLSSPRLSHLNRQLEFVTYTNTLFHPHTADTVQFGTDGHQASFTIKIHHAVVPKLYDTGSEDGYNISNLVTIATKTFLRYDKLRTLIDSIRRFYPTVTIVIADDSEQPERVQGPYIEQYFMPFGKGWFAGRNLAISQVTTKYVLWVDDDFIFSGNTRVEKLVDVLEKTTLDLVGGAVREITGYTTTYRQQIGVEAGGEAGDCLHIRRGYHHVIDGFPNCVVTDGVINFFLARTEKLQQVGFDPRLARVAHLEFFIDGLGMLHVGSCDDVIVNHASKIKLPWTRTDSEKTYAKFRYPKSFHDSARVKETLFYFKNRFKCMTSN; encoded by the exons GATGCGTGCCTCACGAAGACACCTGTGTGTGGTGCTTATGGCCGCGGTGCCTCTGGCGTGCTTCTTCCTCTTCACGTGGTCCATGAAGCCCTACAGCGTGGTCAACATCCACTACAGGACTAGGGGGAACCCAGAGCCCGGAGTACACATCTCGTCCCAGAAGTACGCGCACATCCCGATCCAGCCGAAGAGTGACGTCATGAG gctgctctctcacAATTCTTGCCAGTGTGTACGGGAGGAGAACGTCCTTAACCTGCCGTTTTCTGCCAAGCTCTTCTCCCAAGTGAATGTAGCCACCTTCCAGAATGCCTATAATGCCAGCGAGCTGGAGGAGGTGAAGAGGAGGCGCGCCCAGGAGTACCATAGCTTTCTGCAGAg GCACCAGTCAGCGGCCGATCAGTTACTCATTGCAAAGGCCAACAGCCCCCTGGAATACCCAACACAAGGTGTGGAGGTGCGACCCCTGAAGACAATCCTCATTCCAG gtCTCAGCTTACAGGCCCCCCCGAAAGAGATTTACTGG GTGAACCTCACAGCAACCCTGGGCACCTTCAGTGTGGCTGCCGAGGTTGAGGAAGTGAAGGTCGCTGGTGACAGACAGATGCACCTTACCTTGTCCAGTCCTCGTCTGTCTCACCTTAACCGCCAGCTGGAGTTTGTCACCTACACCAACACTCTGTTTCACCCACACACAGCTGACACAG TGCAGTTTGGGACAGACGGACACCAGGCGTCTTTCACCATCAAGATCCACCATGCGGTGGTGCCAAAGCTTTATGACACCGGATCGGAGGATG GGTATAACATTAGCAATTTGGTCACCATCGCCACCAAGACCTTCCTGCGCTATGACAAACTCCGCACCCTGATTGACAGCATCCGGCGCTTCTACCCGACGGTCACCATTGTCATCGCGGATGACAGCGAGCAGCCCGAGAGGGTCCAGGGGCCGTACATCGAGCAGTACTTCATGCCCTTTGGCAAG GGTTGGTTCGCCGGACGCAATCTGGCCATCTCTCAGGTGACCACCAAGTATGTCCTCTGGGTCGACGACGACTTCATCTTCAGTGGCAACACGCGGGTGGAGAAGCTGGTGGACGTGCTGGAGAAGACCACCCTGGACCTG GTAGGGGGCGCCGTGAGGGAGATCACGGGATACACCACCACATACCGGCAGCAGATCGGCGTGGAGGCAGGCGGTGAGGCTGGTGACTGTCTACACATTCGCCGCGGCTACCACCACGTCATCGATGGATTCCCCAACTGCGTCGTCACGGATGGCGTCATCAACTTCTTCTTGGCCCGGACTGAGAAGCTGCAGCAGGTGGGCTTTGACCCACGACTGGCCAGGGTTGCCCATCTAG AGTTCTTCATCGATGGCCTTGGGATGCTCCACGTGGGCTCGTGTGACGACGTCATTGTGAACCACGCTTCCAAGATCAAGCTCCCATGGACGCGGACAGACAGCGAGAAGACGTACGCCAAGTTCCGTTACCCCAAGAGTTTCCATGACTCGGCCCGCGTGAAGGAGACCCTCTTTTACTTCAAGAACCGCTTCAAGTGCATGACGAGCAATTAG
- the b4galnt1b gene encoding beta-1,4 N-acetylgalactosaminyltransferase 1 isoform X2: MRASRRHLCVVLMAAVPLACFFLFTWSMKPYSVVNIHYRTRGNPEPGVHISSQKYAHIPIQPKSDVMRLLSHNSCQCVREENVLNLPFSAKLFSQVNVATFQNAYNASELEEVKRRRAQEYHSFLQRHQSAADQLLIAKANSPLEYPTQGVEVRPLKTILIPGLSLQAPPKEIYWVNLTATLGTFSVAAEVEEVKVAGDRQMHLTLSSPRLSHLNRQLEFVTYTNTLFHPHTADTVQFGTDGHQASFTIKIHHAVVPKLYDTGSEDGYNISNLVTIATKTFLRYDKLRTLIDSIRRFYPTVTIVIADDSEQPERVQGPYIEQYFMPFGKGWFAGRNLAISQVTTKYVLWVDDDFIFSGNTRVEKLVDVLEKTTLDLVGGAVREITGYTTTYRQQIGVEAGGEAGDCLHIRRGYHHVIDGFPNCVVTDGVINFFLARTEKLQQVGFDPRLARVAHLEFFIDGLGMLHVGSCDDVIVNHASKIKLPWTRTDSEKTYAKFRYPKSFHDSARVKETLFYFKNRFKCMTSN, from the exons ATGCGTGCCTCACGAAGACACCTGTGTGTGGTGCTTATGGCCGCGGTGCCTCTGGCGTGCTTCTTCCTCTTCACGTGGTCCATGAAGCCCTACAGCGTGGTCAACATCCACTACAGGACTAGGGGGAACCCAGAGCCCGGAGTACACATCTCGTCCCAGAAGTACGCGCACATCCCGATCCAGCCGAAGAGTGACGTCATGAG gctgctctctcacAATTCTTGCCAGTGTGTACGGGAGGAGAACGTCCTTAACCTGCCGTTTTCTGCCAAGCTCTTCTCCCAAGTGAATGTAGCCACCTTCCAGAATGCCTATAATGCCAGCGAGCTGGAGGAGGTGAAGAGGAGGCGCGCCCAGGAGTACCATAGCTTTCTGCAGAg GCACCAGTCAGCGGCCGATCAGTTACTCATTGCAAAGGCCAACAGCCCCCTGGAATACCCAACACAAGGTGTGGAGGTGCGACCCCTGAAGACAATCCTCATTCCAG gtCTCAGCTTACAGGCCCCCCCGAAAGAGATTTACTGG GTGAACCTCACAGCAACCCTGGGCACCTTCAGTGTGGCTGCCGAGGTTGAGGAAGTGAAGGTCGCTGGTGACAGACAGATGCACCTTACCTTGTCCAGTCCTCGTCTGTCTCACCTTAACCGCCAGCTGGAGTTTGTCACCTACACCAACACTCTGTTTCACCCACACACAGCTGACACAG TGCAGTTTGGGACAGACGGACACCAGGCGTCTTTCACCATCAAGATCCACCATGCGGTGGTGCCAAAGCTTTATGACACCGGATCGGAGGATG GGTATAACATTAGCAATTTGGTCACCATCGCCACCAAGACCTTCCTGCGCTATGACAAACTCCGCACCCTGATTGACAGCATCCGGCGCTTCTACCCGACGGTCACCATTGTCATCGCGGATGACAGCGAGCAGCCCGAGAGGGTCCAGGGGCCGTACATCGAGCAGTACTTCATGCCCTTTGGCAAG GGTTGGTTCGCCGGACGCAATCTGGCCATCTCTCAGGTGACCACCAAGTATGTCCTCTGGGTCGACGACGACTTCATCTTCAGTGGCAACACGCGGGTGGAGAAGCTGGTGGACGTGCTGGAGAAGACCACCCTGGACCTG GTAGGGGGCGCCGTGAGGGAGATCACGGGATACACCACCACATACCGGCAGCAGATCGGCGTGGAGGCAGGCGGTGAGGCTGGTGACTGTCTACACATTCGCCGCGGCTACCACCACGTCATCGATGGATTCCCCAACTGCGTCGTCACGGATGGCGTCATCAACTTCTTCTTGGCCCGGACTGAGAAGCTGCAGCAGGTGGGCTTTGACCCACGACTGGCCAGGGTTGCCCATCTAG AGTTCTTCATCGATGGCCTTGGGATGCTCCACGTGGGCTCGTGTGACGACGTCATTGTGAACCACGCTTCCAAGATCAAGCTCCCATGGACGCGGACAGACAGCGAGAAGACGTACGCCAAGTTCCGTTACCCCAAGAGTTTCCATGACTCGGCCCGCGTGAAGGAGACCCTCTTTTACTTCAAGAACCGCTTCAAGTGCATGACGAGCAATTAG